Genomic DNA from Noviherbaspirillum saxi:
CCATTGCCTCTCTGAGCAGAATGTGGGGGATCTGAGGTGCGTAAGCGTTCGTTAGAACAATAACGCCAATTTTCGACTCTGGAACAAAACCAACAATTGCACAGTGACCTTCAATAGTGCCGTCATGGGAAATCATCGTCCCCGCCGCATATGGATATGGGCGGATCATCCATCCTAAACCATAAGCAGACATCGTCAGGCCGGACATTGCATATCCCATGTCATTGGTAGGGATCATCATTTGCGGCATATGCATCTGCTTGAGATTTGCCTTGGAGACGAGCCGAACGTCCCCGAATTTGCCGTCACCGAGGTGTACTTTCAACCACTTGATCATGTCGGTTAACGTGGAATACAGCGCGCCAGCTGCTCCGGGAGACAGTTCCGTGTATCTGTTAAATGGTAACTGTGTCCATCGGTTGAATTTGCCTTCATCATCGCGCTCGATACGATGCCCTTTGGCCAGCGGAACGTCGGTGCCACTGAAGGCCGGACCGAAATTCGACGCTGTCATGCCCAACGGTGAAAAGATACGTTCAGCAATGAACTCGTCCCAACGCTGACCTGCGATCTTCTCAATGAGATAACCCGCTGCGTAGTACATGATATTGGTGTATTGCGCTTTCTCGCGAAATGTCGCACTAGGCTTCAGAAAGCGCATGCGCTTGATGAATTCGCTAACCGGCAAATTCAACCTCCAGGAGGCAAAATCATACCGGGGAAGGCCGGTGCGATGACTTAACATGTCGCGCACCGTGACATGGCGGGTCGCGTACGCATCATCCAGGATAAATTCCGGCATGTAGTGGAGCACCGGTTTGTCCCAGTCAAGCAATCCATCGTCCACAAGCAAGGCCGCGCTCATGGCAGTTATCGACTTCGTTACAGAGCCGAGAGGGAAGCGTGTCTCTTCAGTCAAAGGCAGTCTTTTTTCTGTATCGCGCAAGCCGAATGCCCGCTGATAAATCACCTCATCTTCTCTAATGATACAAATGGATGCGCCAGGACAATGCCACGAATCCATTGTGCTTTTAACGTAGCGGTCAAACTTATCGGTATCCATTTTGTTCTTCCAAGTCGTTTAGCGGTTTTAGGTTTGAACCGACAATTGCCGAAGACTAAGGGCCGGCCCGGTACAGATGAAAGGCGGGGCGGCGAGTTTAACAAAAAAATAACAAAATGGTAAGTTGATGCGGGCGTGCAGATTTATGGCGCTCTTGGAAGGACAGAATGGTACGTACTTCATCTACAGGAAAACCAAGAATCTGCGTGCGGTCCAGCTTCTGCTGAGTCGCACGAAGCTGGAGAGTACGGTGAGATACCTTGGCATCGAAGTTGATGATGCGCTTGAAGTCATCGAAGGGATCGAGGTCTGATGCACTGCCGGTAGGTGCTCAGGGCGATGGGCGCTGACCGGGTCAGCACCTCCCATATATATGATATTGATTTAATAACCGCCTCGAAGCAGCATACCTCGCTTTGACCTAGGATCCTGGATCATGCGAGGATTATGTTTAATGAAACGGACGGCCGACATCGTTAGGAAAGTATGTTGGATCGTTGGCAGTCTTTATGCCTTGGTAGGGATAGCAACGCCTTCACTTGCGAATGGCGCGCGTCCCTCCTGGTTGCAGGAATGTCGACTGCCCGGTTTCAAGGATCCTACCTTATGTGGCCACCATTCCGTCTTCGAAAACCGATCGGAAAAAGGTCGCCGGATCGAATTGAAGGTCGTTGTAGTGCCGGCGAAGTCCCCTAATCCGGCACCCGATCCGGTGTTTCTTATCACTGGCGGACCTGGACAGGCAGCAACAGACCTCGCACGATTCGCTAATCGGTCCCCTTTGGGCAGCCAACGTGACATCGTTCTTATCGATCAACGAGGGACTCGTGGGTCCAACCCACTTATCTGCGATTTGCCCGACTCTGATCGCAATCTTCAGTCCTATTTCGAAGATGTGTTCGAGGTTTCGACGTTTTCCCGATGCAGGGACGCGCTGGCAGATCGGGCCGACGTACGGTACTACACAACCATACAGGCAATCCAGGATCTCGATGAAGTGCGTGAGGCGCTTCAATACAGGCAGGTCAATTTATTGGGATGGTCGTACGGTACGCGGGTCGCGCTTCAATACGCACAGGCTTATCCTGAAAGGGTAAGAACGCTCATTCTAAACGGCACTGTGCCGGTCAATTTCAGGAACCCTCTTCCCCACGCAAGAAGTGCACAACAGAGTATAGATGCGATCTTCGCAGCGTGCGCTCAGGATACTGCCTGCAACAAAGCCTTTCCAAACCTTAACCAGAAATTTCAGCAAGTGCTGGCGCGCCTGAATCAGGCTGCTGCCGGAACCATCGTAAGGCACCCGGTATCCGGCGAACCGGAAAATGTCCTGATCACCAAACCTACTTTTGTCGAAGCGCTCAGAATGAGTTCGTATCATTACGATCAAATACCCTTGATCCCAAAACTCATCAACGATGCGTATCAAGGCAACTTCGCACTGTTAGCCGAAATCATCATGAAGAGAAACCGTTCAAGAGCCAAGTTCCCATGGGGAATGCTGTTGGCGGTTACCTGTTCTGAAGACGTTAGCCGCATTGCAGATGATGAGGTTGAATCGGCCACAGCCAATACTGCTCTCGGCGATTATCGAATTCGCCGGCAGATGAAAGTGTGCTCCGTCTGGCCGAAAACAACGCTGCCTGATAGCTACACACACACCGTTGCATTACCTGTTCCCGCACTCATCCTATCCGGCATCCAAGACCCGGTCACACCGACCGAATGGGGAGAGGAAGTTCGAAAAATTCTGCCCAATTCCCTACACATCGTGGTACCAGGTGGCCATATTGTTGGAGGAGGGTGTCTTACATCGGTCCAACAGGCGTTTCTTGAGGCGCAAACGGTGGACCAGCTGGACATCAGTTGCACTAGGAGCGTGAAATTGCTTGATTTTGCTGTTCTGGATTGAACGTAAGGTTTGCCATGGACATAGCGGCAGCCAGCCAACGAATTCGGGCGGTTCTAGTTTTTCTCGCCGCATGAGTCGCCGACCGTCCGCTCACGGAAAGAGCCAGCGGCCGGTTCGGGTCACGGGACATCTGACACACCTGATTGATATAGTCCCAACTTATACACGTCAGTTCACTGCCGAAATGCCGCCATCGATTGCCAAGACCTGACCAGTCACGTGTTTGTCGGCATACGATGCAAACAGCAATGCCGCACCTTTCAAGTCCTCGTCATCGCCGATGCGCTGCAGCGGCGTGCGCCGGGCGATATCGTCCTCGCCCATTTTTTCCAGCGTGTCCTTGGTCATCTTGCACGGGAAGAAGCCTGGCGCCAGCGCGTTCACCGTGATGCCGTAACGACCCCACTCCCCCACCAGCGTACGGGTGAAATTGAATAAGTCGGTTGTCTTTTCCGGGGCGGCGTGAACCTTTTTCAAACGCGTCTGTATCGATGGAAAACCGATCGCTGGCCGCTGCACGAGAAGACGACAAAACGGCTTTCCCCATCATGTGGCGCAAAACCGGATACCTCCTCATGCAATTCCCAATCGTTGCTTTGTACGATTGCCAAGGTACGACAACCTATCCCCCTCTTCACCTCCCCTTGCGGACGAGGAGGTCTGAAGCGAAGCGCGTCACCGGCCAGCGTCGCTGGAGGCACTCCGCACCCTCGCTTTTGGAGGGGGGCGTGGTAGCGTCCTCGCAGACTAGTCTTTGCATCTGGAATGAAAAGAAATGCAGGGACAATCAAATGAAAACCGTAATGAAACTGGCAGATTCTGGTTTGCTAAAGAATCGTGCATTTATTGATGGCGCATGGGTAGCGGCAGATGACGGGGCCACTTTCCCGGTGACCGATCCGGCGACCGGCGAGGTGCTGGCCAATGTGGCATCGCTCGGTGTTGCCGAAACCCGGCGCGCGATTGCAGCGGCGGAGACCGCGCAGCGGAAATGGCAGAGTAAATCTGGCAAGGAGCGCGCCAATATACTTCGCGCCTGGTATGACGCGATCATCGCCAATCTGGAAGACCTTGCAATTCTGATGACACATGAACAAGGCAAGCCGCTGGCGGAATCGCGTGGCGAAATCCAGTACGCGGCATCTTTCGTCGAATGGTTCGCTGAGGAAGCCAAGCGCATTACCGGCGACGTCTCACATCATCCACAGGCGGATAAGCGCATTATCGTGCTGAAGCAGCCTGTCGGCGTGTGCGCCGCGATCACGCCATGGAACTTCCCGGCCGCGATGATCACGCGCAAAGTAGCACCCGCACTTGCTGCCGGTTGCTCCATCATCGTCAAGCCTGCTTCTCAGACGCCGTTGTCCGCGTTGGCATTGGCAGCGCTCGCAGAGCGTGCCGGCGTTCCGCATGGCGTGATCCAGGTACTTACCGGAAACGCCCGCATGATCGGCGGCGAGCTGACTGCGAGTCCCGTCGTTCGCAAACTGTCCTTCACCGGCTCGACCGAGATTGGCCGCACACTCATGGAGCAATCGGCGCCGACCATCAAGCGTTTGTCGCTGGAGCTTGGTGGCAATGCACCCTTCATCGTCTTCGACGACGCCGACCTGCACAATGCGGTCGAAGGCGCTGTCGCCGCTAAATATCGCAACAGCGGTCAGACCTGCGTGTGCGCCAACCGCATCCTGGTACAAGACGGAATTTACGACGCCTTTGTGGACGCACTCGCGGCACGCGTCAGCAAACTTCAAGTTGGCAACG
This window encodes:
- a CDS encoding serine hydrolase, encoding MDTDKFDRYVKSTMDSWHCPGASICIIREDEVIYQRAFGLRDTEKRLPLTEETRFPLGSVTKSITAMSAALLVDDGLLDWDKPVLHYMPEFILDDAYATRHVTVRDMLSHRTGLPRYDFASWRLNLPVSEFIKRMRFLKPSATFREKAQYTNIMYYAAGYLIEKIAGQRWDEFIAERIFSPLGMTASNFGPAFSGTDVPLAKGHRIERDDEGKFNRWTQLPFNRYTELSPGAAGALYSTLTDMIKWLKVHLGDGKFGDVRLVSKANLKQMHMPQMMIPTNDMGYAMSGLTMSAYGLGWMIRPYPYAAGTMISHDGTIEGHCAIVGFVPESKIGVIVLTNAYAPQIPHILLREAMDRARGLPSQDWSARFHQTYAPIFAAAGKGNLVSIEASQGSTPMSHPLEAYTGTYTSPGYPDFAVKLENGKLYGCTVGSMPWSELNHQVLNTFEWIASDWSERIKTRFVIDDNDEVGSVSLALAEGVPDIVFTRKPIMLSPETTSAISGAYDGDVEGLVFSISGKDGKIYWQQMNEPAIEARPCKFDGSDLELRVSQSRVLLIQTDRKFTHLVLQTPKAVYKATKR
- a CDS encoding alpha/beta hydrolase, with amino-acid sequence MKRTADIVRKVCWIVGSLYALVGIATPSLANGARPSWLQECRLPGFKDPTLCGHHSVFENRSEKGRRIELKVVVVPAKSPNPAPDPVFLITGGPGQAATDLARFANRSPLGSQRDIVLIDQRGTRGSNPLICDLPDSDRNLQSYFEDVFEVSTFSRCRDALADRADVRYYTTIQAIQDLDEVREALQYRQVNLLGWSYGTRVALQYAQAYPERVRTLILNGTVPVNFRNPLPHARSAQQSIDAIFAACAQDTACNKAFPNLNQKFQQVLARLNQAAAGTIVRHPVSGEPENVLITKPTFVEALRMSSYHYDQIPLIPKLINDAYQGNFALLAEIIMKRNRSRAKFPWGMLLAVTCSEDVSRIADDEVESATANTALGDYRIRRQMKVCSVWPKTTLPDSYTHTVALPVPALILSGIQDPVTPTEWGEEVRKILPNSLHIVVPGGHIVGGGCLTSVQQAFLEAQTVDQLDISCTRSVKLLDFAVLD
- a CDS encoding NAD-dependent succinate-semialdehyde dehydrogenase, which translates into the protein MKLADSGLLKNRAFIDGAWVAADDGATFPVTDPATGEVLANVASLGVAETRRAIAAAETAQRKWQSKSGKERANILRAWYDAIIANLEDLAILMTHEQGKPLAESRGEIQYAASFVEWFAEEAKRITGDVSHHPQADKRIIVLKQPVGVCAAITPWNFPAAMITRKVAPALAAGCSIIVKPASQTPLSALALAALAERAGVPHGVIQVLTGNARMIGGELTASPVVRKLSFTGSTEIGRTLMEQSAPTIKRLSLELGGNAPFIVFDDADLHNAVEGAVAAKYRNSGQTCVCANRILVQDGIYDAFVDALAARVSKLQVGNGLDPQTVQGPLIDEAAVAKVEELIADATALGARVVTGGKPHALGGTFYQPTVLANASAHMRVAREEIFGPVAPVFRFHDEADAITQANDTEFGLAAYLYTRDISRSWRIAEALECGMVGLNTGLISNEVAPFGGIKHSGFGREGSRYGIDEYLELKYICTQL